One region of Polaribacter pectinis genomic DNA includes:
- a CDS encoding pyridoxamine 5'-phosphate oxidase family protein has translation MKFLYVFFFVALFSNCDNSKNQKKKEIKEIAREIMIAAKNCALITIDSLGVANVRTMDPFLPEDDFTVFMGTNSKSLKVKQIRNNNKVTLYYFDSKSVSYVTLQGTAEIVNEQKMKEKYWKTAWENFYKNRTTDFLLIKFVPNKANVISEKYNLLGDAITWETPQINFQK, from the coding sequence ATGAAATTTCTTTACGTTTTCTTCTTTGTAGCGCTGTTTTCAAATTGTGATAATTCAAAAAATCAAAAGAAAAAAGAGATTAAAGAAATAGCAAGAGAAATTATGATTGCTGCCAAAAACTGCGCATTAATTACAATAGATTCTTTAGGAGTAGCCAATGTAAGAACAATGGATCCTTTTTTACCAGAAGACGATTTTACAGTTTTTATGGGCACAAATTCTAAAAGTTTAAAAGTGAAACAGATTAGAAATAATAACAAAGTAACCTTATATTATTTCGACTCTAAAAGTGTTAGTTATGTAACTTTACAAGGAACTGCAGAAATTGTAAATGAGCAAAAAATGAAAGAAAAATATTGGAAAACTGCTTGGGAGAATTTCTATAAAAATAGAACTACAGATTTTTTATTGATTAAATTTGTTCCTAACAAAGCCAATGTTATTAGTGAAAAATACAATCTATTAGGTGATGCTATTACTTGGGAAACACCACAAATAAATTTTCAAAAATAA
- a CDS encoding M14 family metallopeptidase, translating to MKKIVVIALSLLVFSCKESSKEVKDFTTIFEKTKGTETPVYEDIINYYKEISEEYSEISLFSFGQTDAGEPLHLVVYNQEGIFNVDEIKQSTKNRILINNGIHPGESDGIDASMMLLRDIVQNDSLKERYKNSIITIIPVYNVGGSMNRNSYSRANQNGPKAYGFRGNARNFDLNRDFIKQDTKNAATFAEIFHVVNPDVFIDNHVSNGADYQYAITHLFTQHNKLGGSLGTFLENEMRPQIEASLQEKGIAITPYVNVWGNTPEAGFSQFFDSPRYSTGYTTLFHTLGLMVETHMLKPYKIRVEQTYELLFSALDFAEENSETIKKLREKATAEILSKKTYPIAFKVDVENPTELQFKGYEAEYIDSKVTSGKRLFYDTLKPFTKPVKYYNNFVATKEVEIPKAYILQQGWHKIVERLNHNNIEYSLLEKDTSITVEVNHIDAFETRKSAYEGHYLHYNTIVLKSTETLTFRKGDLYIDTNQNGVRYLLETLEAEATDSFFNWNFFDTILQQKEGYSAYVFEDIAEKILAENPNVKSAFEEKLKSDEDFAKNPRMQLHFIYKNSPHYEKAHLLLPVFKVF from the coding sequence ATGAAAAAAATAGTTGTTATTGCACTTTCTTTATTGGTGTTTTCCTGTAAAGAATCATCTAAAGAAGTAAAAGATTTTACAACTATTTTCGAAAAAACAAAAGGTACAGAAACACCTGTTTACGAAGATATTATTAACTATTACAAAGAAATCTCTGAAGAATATTCAGAGATTTCTTTGTTTTCATTTGGGCAAACAGATGCTGGCGAACCTTTGCATTTGGTGGTTTACAACCAAGAAGGAATCTTTAATGTTGATGAAATTAAACAATCTACTAAAAACAGAATTTTAATAAATAACGGAATTCATCCAGGAGAATCAGATGGTATTGATGCTTCTATGATGTTGTTAAGAGATATTGTACAAAATGATTCTTTAAAAGAGAGGTATAAAAATTCTATCATTACTATTATTCCTGTCTATAATGTTGGTGGTTCTATGAACAGGAATTCGTATTCGAGAGCAAATCAAAATGGACCAAAAGCATACGGATTTAGAGGAAATGCAAGAAATTTCGATTTAAATAGAGATTTTATAAAACAAGACACGAAAAATGCAGCCACTTTTGCAGAGATTTTTCATGTTGTAAACCCTGATGTTTTTATAGATAATCATGTTAGTAATGGCGCAGATTATCAATATGCAATTACACATTTATTTACGCAACACAATAAATTAGGCGGTAGTTTAGGAACGTTTTTAGAAAATGAAATGCGTCCACAAATTGAAGCATCACTGCAAGAAAAAGGAATTGCAATTACACCTTATGTAAATGTTTGGGGTAATACACCAGAAGCAGGTTTTTCTCAATTTTTCGATTCTCCAAGATATTCTACAGGCTATACAACATTGTTTCATACATTAGGTTTAATGGTGGAAACACACATGTTAAAACCTTATAAAATTAGAGTAGAACAAACCTATGAATTATTGTTTTCTGCGTTAGATTTTGCGGAAGAAAATTCAGAAACAATTAAAAAATTACGAGAAAAAGCTACAGCAGAAATTTTATCAAAAAAAACATATCCTATTGCATTTAAGGTGGATGTTGAAAATCCTACAGAATTACAATTCAAAGGTTATGAAGCTGAATATATTGATAGTAAAGTTACTTCTGGAAAACGTTTGTTTTATGACACGTTAAAGCCATTTACAAAACCAGTAAAATATTACAACAATTTTGTTGCAACCAAAGAAGTAGAAATACCCAAAGCATACATTTTACAGCAAGGTTGGCATAAAATTGTAGAACGTTTAAACCATAATAATATAGAATATTCTCTTTTAGAAAAAGATACTTCAATTACTGTTGAAGTAAATCATATAGATGCTTTTGAAACACGTAAATCTGCTTACGAAGGTCATTATTTACATTACAATACAATCGTTTTAAAATCGACAGAAACCTTAACTTTTAGAAAAGGAGATTTGTATATAGATACAAACCAAAATGGCGTTCGTTATTTGTTAGAAACATTAGAAGCAGAAGCAACAGATTCTTTTTTTAATTGGAATTTTTTCGATACTATTTTACAACAAAAAGAAGGGTATTCTGCCTATGTTTTCGAAGATATTGCAGAAAAAATACTTGCTGAAAATCCTAATGTAAAATCTGCTTTTGAAGAGAAATTAAAATCGGATGAAGATTTTGCAAAGAACCCAAGAATGCAGTTACATTTTATTTATAAAAATTCTCCACATTACGAAAAAGCACATTTATTATTACCCGTTTTTAAAGTATTTTAA
- a CDS encoding energy transducer TonB: MKKLVSIAILLVVAFSTFSQTNSFYKPGDTLYYLNNRATYLKTNTLVIIKEANVAKNTNTFRVEKHLLDTDSNTYVLDSKFITNGLQQLRSNGVYKSYHKNGNIASEGETINGKKSEGIWTYYYENGKKKSEEKLSNDSFFRDQKINLVMSFWDDKGNQTVKNGNGFAQFLSEKDGLFRKGSFKGGLKNGTWTAFKNKTKVFEETYKKGKLVKGTSWNDKGESFDYKEVYVEAYYKKQNSGSVEKYVDKNFNSNTAGVIGNIYATFTVTKEGNVTNVEVIRGLTQDYNSEVTKVLSEMTGWTPAKKRGQSLESSSSLNLNFKG, from the coding sequence ATGAAAAAATTAGTGAGTATAGCAATTTTATTAGTAGTTGCTTTTTCTACATTTTCGCAAACAAACTCTTTTTACAAACCAGGAGATACTTTGTATTATTTAAATAATAGAGCTACCTATTTAAAAACAAATACATTAGTTATTATTAAAGAGGCAAATGTTGCAAAAAACACAAATACTTTTAGAGTAGAAAAGCATTTATTAGACACAGATTCAAATACTTATGTGTTAGACTCTAAATTTATAACAAATGGTTTGCAACAGTTAAGATCTAATGGTGTTTATAAATCTTACCATAAAAATGGAAATATTGCATCTGAAGGAGAAACTATAAATGGGAAAAAAAGTGAAGGAATTTGGACCTATTATTATGAAAACGGAAAGAAAAAATCTGAAGAAAAACTATCTAATGATTCATTTTTTAGAGATCAAAAAATAAATTTAGTCATGAGTTTCTGGGATGATAAAGGAAACCAAACTGTAAAAAATGGAAATGGTTTTGCGCAATTTTTGTCAGAGAAAGACGGTCTTTTTCGCAAAGGAAGTTTTAAAGGAGGTTTAAAAAACGGAACTTGGACTGCTTTTAAAAACAAAACAAAAGTTTTCGAAGAAACTTACAAAAAAGGAAAATTAGTTAAAGGAACTAGTTGGAATGATAAAGGAGAAAGTTTCGATTATAAAGAAGTTTATGTAGAAGCTTATTACAAAAAACAAAATAGTGGAAGTGTAGAAAAATATGTTGATAAAAATTTCAATTCTAACACTGCAGGAGTTATAGGTAATATTTATGCAACTTTTACAGTTACAAAAGAAGGTAATGTTACAAATGTAGAAGTTATAAGAGGTTTAACACAAGATTATAATTCTGAAGTTACAAAAGTACTTTCTGAAATGACAGGTTGGACACCTGCTAAAAAAAGAGGACAAAGCCTGGAGTCTTCATCTAGTTTAAATCTAAATTTTAAAGGCTAA
- the coaD gene encoding pantetheine-phosphate adenylyltransferase: MKRAIFPGSFDPITSGHHDIITRGVKLFDELIIAIGVNSDKKYMFSLEERKKFIEDSFKDNPNIKVVTYEGLTVHFCQENDVEFILRGLRNPADFEFEKAIAHTNRDLAPIETVFLLTAASTSYISSSIVRDVIRNNGDYTKLVPDTVRVKEK, encoded by the coding sequence ATGAAAAGAGCAATTTTTCCAGGATCGTTTGATCCTATTACGTCTGGACACCATGATATTATTACACGTGGTGTAAAATTATTTGATGAACTTATTATTGCTATTGGTGTAAATTCCGATAAAAAATATATGTTTTCTTTAGAAGAAAGAAAGAAGTTTATTGAAGATTCTTTTAAAGACAACCCTAATATAAAAGTAGTTACTTACGAAGGTTTAACCGTACATTTTTGTCAAGAAAACGACGTGGAATTCATTTTAAGAGGTTTAAGAAACCCTGCAGATTTCGAATTCGAAAAAGCAATTGCACATACAAACAGAGATTTAGCGCCAATTGAAACCGTGTTTTTATTAACAGCAGCAAGTACATCTTATATATCATCATCAATAGTTAGAGATGTTATTAGAAATAATGGAGACTACACAAAATTGGTTCCAGATACAGTAAGGGTAAAGGAAAAATAA